One Orrella dioscoreae genomic window carries:
- a CDS encoding Bug family tripartite tricarboxylate transporter substrate binding protein: MVPGNVFTARLRQFGAALTAACALLAGAPAQADWPEKPVRIIVPYPAGSSPDTLARAIAGPLSDALAQPVIVENKPGAGGNIGTRSVAHAKPDGHTLLYTINGPLVTAPTLYPRTLGYDPGADLAPISLIGTSPNVLVVAKNLNIKSVEELVDLARRRPGAMNYGSVGPGSSAHLAMEMFKHDAGIDLLQVPYSGFPQVITAILAGDVQAGFMVPAIAMPQVRDGRARALAVTSLQADPALPGVPPMSEAGYKDFESISWNAMLAPAGTPTPVIERLNRELARILERPQVREQFAQQFFTARSSTPEALSHRIRDEKARWDAVITRLGLSLD; this comes from the coding sequence ATGGTGCCTGGCAATGTCTTCACCGCCCGACTGCGCCAGTTCGGTGCGGCCCTGACCGCTGCCTGCGCGCTGCTGGCCGGTGCGCCTGCCCAGGCCGACTGGCCCGAGAAGCCGGTGCGCATCATCGTGCCGTATCCGGCGGGCTCCTCGCCCGACACGCTGGCGCGCGCCATTGCCGGGCCGCTGTCCGACGCGCTGGCCCAGCCCGTCATCGTGGAAAACAAGCCCGGGGCGGGCGGCAACATCGGCACGCGCAGCGTGGCACATGCCAAGCCCGACGGCCATACCCTGCTCTACACGATCAACGGCCCGCTGGTGACCGCGCCCACGCTGTATCCGCGCACGCTGGGCTACGACCCCGGCGCGGATCTCGCGCCCATCTCGCTCATCGGCACCAGCCCGAACGTGCTGGTGGTGGCCAAGAACCTGAACATCAAGTCGGTCGAGGAACTGGTGGACCTGGCGCGCCGCCGCCCGGGCGCCATGAACTATGGCTCGGTCGGCCCGGGCAGCTCGGCCCACCTGGCCATGGAAATGTTCAAGCATGACGCCGGCATCGACCTGCTGCAGGTGCCCTACTCCGGCTTCCCGCAGGTCATCACGGCCATCCTGGCGGGTGACGTGCAGGCGGGCTTCATGGTGCCTGCCATCGCCATGCCGCAAGTGCGCGACGGCCGCGCCCGCGCCCTGGCCGTGACCAGCCTGCAGGCGGACCCGGCGCTGCCTGGCGTGCCGCCCATGTCCGAGGCGGGCTACAAGGACTTCGAATCGATTTCCTGGAATGCCATGCTGGCGCCGGCGGGCACGCCCACGCCCGTCATCGAGCGCTTGAACCGCGAACTGGCGCGCATCCTGGAGCGCCCGCAAGTGCGCGAGCAATTCGCGCAGCAGTTCTTCACCGCCAGGTCTTCCACGCCCGAAGCGCTGTCGCACCGGATCCGGGATGAAAAGGCGCGCTGGGACGCCGTGATCACGCGCCTGGGCCTCTCGCTGGACTGA
- a CDS encoding rhodanese-like domain-containing protein, which translates to MDFLLQQNNLLILGVAILSGLMLAWPAINRGRAGAAVDTDAAIRLINQKQAVLIDVRPAERFQASHIAQARSVPLDEIEQKAASLPKNKPLIVVCELGRDSGKAVAKLKAQGHTEVVALEGGQQAWIKAGLPTTGKKAA; encoded by the coding sequence GTGGATTTCCTTCTCCAGCAAAACAACCTTCTCATCCTCGGCGTCGCCATCCTCTCGGGCCTGATGCTCGCCTGGCCCGCGATCAACCGTGGCCGCGCCGGCGCGGCAGTGGACACCGACGCGGCCATCCGCCTCATCAACCAGAAGCAGGCCGTGCTGATCGACGTGCGCCCCGCCGAGCGTTTCCAGGCCAGCCACATCGCCCAGGCCCGCAGCGTGCCGCTGGATGAAATCGAACAGAAGGCCGCCTCGCTGCCCAAGAACAAGCCGCTGATCGTGGTCTGCGAACTGGGCCGCGACTCCGGCAAGGCCGTCGCCAAGCTCAAGGCCCAGGGCCACACCGAGGTCGTCGCGCTGGAAGGCGGCCAGCAGGCCTGGATCAAGGCCGGCCTGCCCACCACCGGCAAGAAGGCGGCCTGA
- a CDS encoding ComF family protein, whose translation MDHPPAAALNTPSPGSRRLADAWHRIVARLSTDCPLCGGAARGARLCRGCADDLRLAWQAATPRRCLRCAMPAMDTAGRGCGCPLRHAAFVQAVAAFDYRPPADLLVLDLKNRLRLSRLRAVAALMSQAAREAGLCQDASRVLVPVPASRASLQRRGFNPAAELARAVSAELGWSCRGEWLARVRDGRKQSRLGREARRLAVLGAYACPVRIDGARVVLVDDVMTTGSTADSAARALVRAGAAEVVVLVAARAWSEMPVDGAGAAAGVIPPEGAVFWLGAGR comes from the coding sequence ATGGACCATCCCCCGGCAGCGGCCCTGAATACCCCTAGCCCGGGTTCGCGCCGGCTGGCCGATGCGTGGCACCGGATCGTGGCGCGGCTGTCGACCGACTGCCCCTTGTGCGGCGGCGCCGCGCGCGGCGCCCGCCTGTGCCGGGGCTGCGCCGACGACCTGCGCCTGGCGTGGCAGGCGGCCACGCCCCGGCGTTGCCTGCGCTGCGCCATGCCGGCGATGGATACGGCCGGGCGCGGGTGTGGCTGCCCCTTGCGCCACGCGGCGTTCGTGCAGGCGGTGGCGGCGTTCGACTACCGCCCGCCCGCCGACCTGCTGGTGCTGGACCTGAAGAACCGCCTGCGCCTGTCGCGGTTGCGGGCCGTGGCGGCCCTGATGAGCCAGGCCGCGCGCGAGGCGGGCCTGTGCCAGGACGCCTCACGCGTGCTGGTGCCCGTGCCCGCCAGCCGGGCGTCGCTGCAGCGGCGGGGCTTCAATCCCGCGGCGGAACTGGCGCGTGCGGTGTCCGCCGAACTGGGGTGGTCCTGCCGGGGCGAGTGGCTGGCGCGGGTGCGCGATGGCCGCAAGCAAAGCCGCCTGGGCCGTGAGGCCAGGCGGCTTGCGGTGCTGGGCGCCTACGCCTGTCCGGTACGCATCGATGGCGCGCGCGTGGTGCTGGTCGACGACGTGATGACCACCGGCAGCACGGCGGATTCGGCGGCCCGTGCGTTGGTGCGTGCCGGTGCCGCCGAGGTGGTGGTGCTGGTGGCCGCCCGGGCGTGGAGCGAGATGCCGGTTGACGGGGCCGGCGCGGCCGCCGGCGTCATCCCACCCGAGGGGGCCGTTTTTTGGCTTGGGGCGGGCCGGTGA
- a CDS encoding murein hydrolase activator EnvC family protein, whose amino-acid sequence MTKARAAASAAAGFTLALLAVATPPGLAQEGVSADMAARQSEAETRQAELRDRIDALQKDIDARESARKEAADALRESETAISRINRRLDELATQRKQAGGELERLEDAIVAQNKELGVRREELAAQLRTQYASGLSPWTAMLSGDDPQEIGRNLGYLDYVSRARADALARLQRELQRLSDLQQAADARRAEIQKVETDTGAQRDALVAQQRTRATLLAKLDGQLSAQRSEANRLDRDNQRLSRVIGDLEKQIEAARKAAEAARKAEAARRAEAARKAAAAAEAARKAEAERRAQAERDARREAAARAEAARRADEATRARMAAEDAARAREAAQAAARAKAMEPSAEERVSAVKEPIRGSAQATLPPAGGFKGLKSGLTPPVPGQVMARFGSSRPEGGVWRGVLLKAAEGAPVKAVAAGTVVYADWLRGFGNLLIVDHGEQYLTVYAYNQSLLRRVGDVVRAGEAVAAAGSTGGQVDSGLYFEVRHRGAPVDPYQFISR is encoded by the coding sequence ATGACGAAAGCGCGCGCGGCGGCTAGCGCGGCGGCCGGCTTCACGTTGGCCCTGCTGGCCGTGGCAACCCCGCCTGGCCTGGCCCAGGAGGGGGTCTCCGCGGACATGGCTGCGCGCCAGTCCGAGGCGGAAACACGCCAGGCCGAACTGCGCGATCGCATCGACGCCCTGCAGAAGGACATCGATGCACGCGAGTCGGCCCGCAAGGAAGCGGCCGACGCGCTGCGCGAATCCGAAACGGCGATCTCCCGCATCAACCGCCGCCTGGATGAGCTGGCCACCCAGCGCAAGCAGGCCGGCGGCGAGCTGGAGCGCCTGGAAGACGCGATCGTCGCGCAGAACAAGGAACTGGGCGTGCGCCGCGAAGAGCTCGCCGCCCAGCTGCGCACCCAGTACGCCAGCGGCCTGTCGCCCTGGACGGCCATGCTGTCGGGCGACGACCCCCAGGAAATCGGCCGCAACCTGGGCTACCTGGATTACGTCTCGCGCGCCCGCGCCGACGCGCTGGCGCGCCTGCAGCGTGAATTGCAGCGCCTGTCCGACCTGCAGCAGGCCGCCGACGCCCGCCGCGCCGAGATCCAGAAGGTCGAGACCGACACCGGCGCCCAGAGGGATGCCCTGGTGGCCCAGCAGCGCACCCGTGCCACCCTGCTGGCCAAGCTGGACGGCCAGTTGTCGGCCCAGCGTTCCGAGGCCAACCGGCTGGACCGGGACAACCAGCGCCTGTCGCGGGTCATCGGCGACCTGGAAAAGCAGATCGAGGCCGCCCGCAAGGCCGCCGAGGCAGCGCGCAAGGCTGAAGCCGCCCGGCGCGCCGAAGCGGCCCGCAAGGCGGCTGCCGCCGCCGAAGCCGCCAGGAAAGCCGAGGCCGAGCGCCGCGCCCAGGCCGAACGCGACGCCAGGCGCGAGGCCGCTGCCCGCGCCGAGGCTGCCCGCCGGGCCGACGAAGCCACCCGGGCCCGCATGGCCGCCGAGGACGCCGCCCGTGCCCGCGAGGCCGCCCAGGCCGCCGCCCGGGCAAAAGCCATGGAACCCTCGGCCGAAGAGCGTGTCTCAGCCGTCAAGGAACCGATACGCGGGTCCGCCCAGGCCACCTTGCCGCCCGCCGGCGGCTTCAAGGGCCTGAAATCGGGCCTGACACCGCCCGTGCCCGGGCAGGTCATGGCGCGCTTCGGTTCCAGCCGTCCGGAAGGGGGCGTCTGGCGCGGGGTGCTGCTGAAGGCCGCCGAGGGCGCGCCGGTCAAGGCCGTGGCGGCCGGCACCGTGGTCTATGCCGATTGGCTGCGCGGTTTCGGCAATCTGCTGATCGTCGACCATGGAGAGCAATACCTGACCGTCTATGCCTACAACCAGAGCCTGTTGCGCCGGGTGGGCGACGTCGTCCGTGCCGGTGAAGCGGTTGCCGCCGCGGGTTCCACGGGCGGGCAGGTGGATTCGGGCCTATACTTTGAAGTTCGGCACCGGGGGGCGCCCGTCGACCCTTATCAGTTCATATCGCGGTAA
- the grxC gene encoding glutaredoxin 3: MKKVIMYSTAVCPYCVRAEMLLKQRGVAEIEKIRIDTDPSQRQVMMERTGRRTVPQIYIGDTHVGGFDDLAALDRAGGLEPLLAD, from the coding sequence ATGAAAAAAGTCATCATGTACAGCACGGCCGTGTGCCCGTACTGCGTGCGCGCCGAAATGCTGCTCAAGCAGCGCGGCGTGGCAGAGATCGAGAAGATCCGCATCGACACCGACCCGTCACAACGGCAGGTCATGATGGAGCGCACTGGCCGGCGCACAGTGCCGCAAATCTATATCGGCGACACGCACGTCGGCGGTTTCGACGACCTGGCGGCGCTGGATCGCGCCGGCGGGCTGGAACCGCTGCTGGCAGACTGA
- a CDS encoding YbdK family carboxylate-amine ligase produces the protein MEHIPFVSSAPNTLGIELELQLIDPRSFDLAVASEELIAQLSDHPMADRVKPEITRSMIELNSSVHTHPAGLLVEMREMRDALCNAAEVVGVRVAGGGAHPFMRWQDRAISDTPRFQYLAEMYGYLARQFTVFGQHIHVGVQSGDHAIALTRRLTPYVPHFIAMSSSSPYCEGVDTLFSCSRLHSVNSFPLSGFMPAEIDDWYRFEAHLAKLHSFGLAESIKDLYWDIRPKPEFGTVELRICDTPLTVEKACQLAAFAQALSVWVMRNPGPADGAWMAYASNHFQACRFGLHGNYVTPDGQRMRLADHLRDTFEQLMPVADELGTLDMLSGLREDVRKNGSDARWMRAQFNRLRDLPAMVDAMTHAFDGGREKAVQQTTPEQAATRRRIRATSEPMMAVQTLATPDVPPGTLH, from the coding sequence ATGGAACACATTCCCTTTGTTTCCTCGGCCCCGAACACGCTAGGCATCGAACTTGAACTGCAGCTGATCGACCCCCGCAGCTTCGACCTGGCAGTCGCATCCGAAGAACTGATCGCGCAACTCTCCGACCATCCCATGGCTGACCGGGTCAAGCCCGAGATCACCCGCTCGATGATCGAACTGAATTCGTCCGTGCATACCCATCCCGCCGGCCTGCTGGTCGAGATGCGTGAAATGCGCGATGCCCTGTGCAATGCCGCCGAAGTGGTCGGCGTGCGCGTGGCGGGCGGCGGCGCCCATCCCTTCATGCGCTGGCAGGATCGCGCCATTTCCGATACGCCACGCTTCCAGTACCTGGCCGAGATGTATGGCTACCTGGCGCGCCAGTTCACGGTGTTCGGCCAGCACATCCACGTGGGCGTGCAGTCGGGCGACCACGCCATCGCGCTCACGCGCCGGCTCACGCCCTATGTGCCGCACTTCATCGCCATGTCTTCCTCCTCGCCTTACTGCGAGGGCGTCGACACGCTCTTCTCGTGCTCGCGCCTGCACTCGGTCAACAGCTTCCCGCTGTCCGGCTTCATGCCGGCCGAGATCGACGACTGGTATCGCTTCGAGGCCCACCTGGCCAAGCTGCATTCCTTCGGCCTGGCCGAGAGCATCAAGGATCTTTATTGGGATATCCGCCCCAAGCCGGAGTTCGGCACGGTCGAGCTGCGCATCTGCGATACGCCGCTGACTGTCGAGAAGGCCTGCCAGCTGGCGGCCTTCGCGCAGGCCCTGTCGGTCTGGGTCATGCGCAATCCCGGCCCGGCCGATGGCGCGTGGATGGCCTATGCCAGCAACCACTTCCAGGCCTGCCGTTTCGGCCTGCATGGCAACTACGTCACGCCGGATGGTCAGCGCATGCGCCTGGCCGATCACCTGCGCGACACCTTCGAGCAATTGATGCCGGTGGCCGACGAACTGGGTACGCTCGACATGTTGTCCGGGTTGCGCGAGGACGTGCGCAAGAACGGCAGCGACGCGCGCTGGATGCGGGCGCAGTTCAATCGCCTGCGCGATCTTCCCGCGATGGTCGACGCCATGACCCATGCCTTCGACGGTGGCCGCGAGAAGGCCGTGCAGCAGACCACGCCGGAGCAGGCCGCCACGCGGCGCCGTATCCGCGCCACGTCCGAGCCCATGATGGCCGTGCAGACCCTTGCCACGCCGGATGTCCCTCCCGGCACCCTGCACTGA
- the secB gene encoding protein-export chaperone SecB: MSEQDQAAQAGQEPAFNLQRVYLKDLSLEMPNAPHVFLEQEGPKVEISINVGGQRLAETIFESTVTVTVTTRIEDKVLYLVEATQAGIFELANIPAEQLDPLVGIVCPTMLYPYLRANVADVITRTSLPALHLAEVNFQALYEQRIAELQAQQQGQATNGADSGIILPPGATRQ; the protein is encoded by the coding sequence ATGTCCGAGCAAGACCAAGCCGCCCAAGCCGGCCAGGAACCCGCCTTCAACCTGCAGCGCGTCTACCTGAAAGACCTCTCCCTGGAGATGCCCAACGCGCCGCACGTCTTCCTGGAACAGGAAGGCCCCAAGGTCGAGATCAGCATCAACGTCGGCGGCCAGCGCCTGGCCGAGACCATCTTCGAATCGACCGTCACCGTCACCGTGACGACCCGCATCGAAGACAAGGTGCTGTACCTGGTCGAGGCCACGCAGGCCGGCATCTTCGAACTGGCGAACATCCCCGCCGAGCAGCTGGATCCGCTGGTCGGCATCGTCTGCCCGACCATGCTGTATCCCTACCTGCGCGCCAACGTCGCCGACGTCATCACCCGCACCTCGCTGCCCGCGCTGCACCTGGCCGAAGTCAACTTCCAGGCCCTGTACGAACAGCGCATCGCCGAGCTGCAAGCCCAGCAGCAAGGCCAGGCGACCAACGGCGCCGACAGCGGCATCATCCTGCCGCCGGGCGCCACGCGCCAGTAA
- a CDS encoding NAD(P)H-dependent glycerol-3-phosphate dehydrogenase — MPAPAAIQPQQGRLRVAVLGAGAWGTALAAAAARLHPTLLWARDAAQAAAISSAHENIRYLPGVRLPATLGCTDSMDAVYAHLRDGDQALIILGVPVAGLQAACAGLALGLPAHGLGHAAVAWTCKGFEADTGRLPHEVVAQALAAVPALGTGVLSGPSFAREVAQGLPVALTIASPSADVRELAMAGLHGGNVRVYASQDVVGVEVGGAVKNVIAIACGIADGLDMGANARAALVTRGLAEMTRLGVALGAQAETFAGLTGLGDLVLTTTGDLSRNRRAGLEIGRGRPLADILAGGMTAEGVRCARATLQRARALGVDMPITEAVSRVLFENLAPRDAVQLLLGREAGFE; from the coding sequence ATGCCTGCCCCCGCCGCCATCCAGCCCCAGCAAGGCCGCCTGCGCGTGGCCGTGCTGGGCGCGGGGGCCTGGGGCACCGCCCTGGCCGCCGCCGCCGCAAGACTGCATCCCACCCTGCTGTGGGCCCGCGACGCGGCCCAGGCCGCGGCCATTTCAAGCGCCCACGAAAACATCCGATATCTCCCTGGCGTGCGCCTGCCCGCAACGCTGGGCTGCACCGACAGCATGGACGCCGTCTATGCGCACCTGCGCGACGGCGACCAGGCATTGATCATCCTTGGCGTGCCGGTGGCCGGCCTGCAGGCCGCCTGTGCGGGCCTGGCGCTGGGCCTGCCCGCGCATGGCCTGGGCCACGCCGCCGTCGCCTGGACCTGCAAGGGTTTCGAGGCCGACACCGGCCGCCTGCCGCACGAAGTGGTGGCGCAGGCGCTGGCCGCCGTGCCCGCGCTGGGCACAGGCGTGCTGTCCGGCCCGTCCTTCGCGCGCGAGGTCGCGCAGGGGCTGCCCGTGGCGCTGACCATCGCCAGCCCCAGCGCCGACGTGCGCGAGCTGGCCATGGCCGGCCTGCATGGCGGCAACGTCCGCGTCTATGCCAGCCAGGACGTGGTGGGCGTGGAGGTGGGCGGCGCGGTGAAGAACGTCATCGCCATCGCCTGCGGCATTGCCGACGGCCTGGACATGGGCGCCAACGCGCGCGCCGCGCTGGTCACGCGCGGCCTGGCCGAGATGACCCGGCTGGGCGTGGCGCTGGGCGCGCAAGCCGAGACCTTCGCCGGCCTGACCGGCCTGGGCGACCTGGTGCTGACCACCACCGGCGACCTGTCGCGCAACCGCCGCGCGGGGCTCGAAATCGGCCGTGGCCGGCCGCTGGCCGACATCCTGGCGGGCGGCATGACCGCCGAAGGCGTGCGCTGCGCGCGCGCCACGCTGCAGCGCGCCCGCGCGCTGGGCGTCGACATGCCCATCACCGAGGCCGTCAGCCGCGTGCTGTTCGAGAACCTGGCGCCGCGCGACGCCGTGCAATTGCTGCTGGGCCGCGAGGCCGGCTTCGAATAA
- a CDS encoding methyltransferase domain-containing protein: MSSPAPLPLRTDDVRRQFTRRGELAEARFFYDEIATRMDERLGYIRLAPQALLDAGCGTGANLPTLRARYPQAGYTGQDHCAPLLDIARRKHTASGPLGWLKQLGKRQPSVQFVQADLARTELPAESLDLVWSNLALHWHPEPHAVLAEWRRVLRVDGLAMFSWLGPGTLKELRQALADAKLATATPAFVDMHDFGDLLVESGFADPVMDQETITLTYRDPVKLLADVRALGGNPAAARRAGLASRTWRQRLLDALDAQRNADGLIALSMEVSYGHAWRAATRRSAPNETMLSVSAIGRKARD; encoded by the coding sequence ATGTCCTCCCCCGCCCCCCTTCCCTTGCGCACCGACGACGTCCGGCGCCAGTTCACCCGCCGTGGCGAGCTGGCCGAGGCGCGCTTCTTCTACGACGAGATCGCCACGCGCATGGACGAACGGCTGGGCTACATCCGGCTGGCGCCGCAGGCGCTGCTGGACGCCGGCTGCGGCACGGGCGCGAACCTGCCCACGCTGCGCGCGCGCTATCCGCAGGCGGGCTATACCGGCCAGGACCACTGTGCACCGCTGCTGGACATCGCCCGGCGCAAGCACACCGCCAGCGGCCCGCTGGGCTGGCTGAAGCAGCTGGGCAAGCGCCAGCCGTCCGTGCAGTTCGTGCAGGCGGACCTGGCCAGGACCGAACTGCCCGCCGAGAGCCTGGACCTCGTGTGGTCCAACCTGGCGCTGCACTGGCACCCCGAACCGCATGCCGTGCTGGCCGAATGGCGGCGCGTGCTGCGCGTGGACGGCCTGGCGATGTTCTCGTGGCTGGGCCCGGGCACGCTGAAGGAACTGCGCCAGGCGCTGGCCGACGCGAAGCTGGCCACGGCCACGCCCGCCTTCGTCGACATGCATGATTTCGGCGACCTGCTGGTGGAAAGCGGCTTCGCCGACCCGGTGATGGACCAGGAAACGATCACGCTGACCTATCGCGACCCGGTGAAGCTGCTGGCCGACGTGCGAGCGCTGGGCGGCAACCCTGCCGCGGCGCGGCGCGCGGGCCTGGCCTCGCGGACATGGCGCCAGCGGCTGCTGGATGCGCTCGACGCGCAGCGCAACGCCGACGGGCTCATCGCGCTGTCGATGGAAGTGTCTTACGGCCACGCGTGGCGGGCCGCGACGCGGCGCAGCGCGCCCAACGAGACGATGCTGTCGGTCAGCGCGATCGGACGCAAGGCGCGCGACTGA
- a CDS encoding short-chain fatty acid transporter, with protein MAAPLEESRSARFAMRCAAWAERWFPDSWVFATVGVLIVTLAALAIGATPASTAKAFGDGFWSLIPFTMQMAFVVIGGYVVATSGPASRLIHRLAMLPKNGRSAVAWVAIISMVASLLNWGLSLVFGGLLVRAMARREDLKMDYRAAGAAAYLGLGAVWALGLSSSAAQLQANPGSLPPSILAITGVIPFTETIFLWQSGAMLLAIMVVSLIIAYVTAPSAASARDAKACGVDPVLEAPKVSKPTRPGEWLEHSPFLILVLVALAAGWLIQEFMAKPAIQAISGLNTYNLLFIMAGALLHWRPRSFLDAVARAVPTTTGVLIQFPLYGSIAAIMTQVDGSGGETIAHYISEFFMRIASHDTYAVLMGVYSAVLGFFIPSGGGKWIIEAPYVMQVANQLEYHLGWAVQIYNAAEALPNLINPFYMLPLLGVLGLKARDLIGFTFVQLLVHIPLVLILLWALGQTLAYIPPMQP; from the coding sequence ATGGCAGCACCCCTAGAAGAAAGTCGCTCGGCACGTTTCGCCATGCGTTGCGCCGCCTGGGCGGAACGCTGGTTCCCCGACTCCTGGGTCTTCGCCACCGTCGGCGTCCTCATCGTGACGCTGGCTGCGCTGGCCATCGGCGCCACCCCCGCTTCCACCGCCAAGGCCTTCGGCGACGGCTTCTGGAGCCTGATCCCCTTCACCATGCAGATGGCGTTCGTGGTGATCGGCGGTTATGTCGTGGCCACCTCAGGTCCGGCTTCCAGGCTGATCCACCGGTTGGCGATGCTGCCGAAGAACGGCCGCTCGGCCGTGGCCTGGGTCGCCATCATTTCCATGGTCGCGTCCTTGCTGAACTGGGGCCTGAGCCTGGTGTTCGGCGGGCTGCTCGTGCGTGCCATGGCGCGCCGCGAAGACCTGAAGATGGACTATCGCGCCGCCGGCGCCGCCGCCTATCTGGGCCTGGGCGCCGTGTGGGCGCTGGGCCTGTCCTCGTCGGCCGCGCAACTGCAGGCGAACCCTGGCAGCCTGCCGCCCTCGATCCTGGCGATCACGGGCGTCATTCCCTTCACGGAAACCATCTTCCTGTGGCAATCGGGCGCGATGCTGCTGGCGATCATGGTGGTCTCGCTCATCATTGCCTACGTGACCGCGCCCAGCGCTGCCAGCGCGCGCGACGCCAAGGCCTGCGGCGTGGATCCGGTGCTGGAGGCGCCCAAGGTCAGCAAGCCCACGCGTCCCGGCGAGTGGCTGGAGCACAGCCCCTTCCTGATCCTGGTGCTGGTGGCGCTGGCCGCCGGCTGGCTGATCCAGGAGTTCATGGCCAAGCCCGCCATCCAGGCGATCTCGGGCCTGAACACCTACAACCTGCTCTTCATCATGGCGGGTGCACTGCTGCACTGGCGCCCGCGCAGCTTCCTGGATGCGGTGGCGCGCGCGGTGCCCACCACCACGGGCGTGCTGATCCAGTTCCCGTTGTACGGCTCCATCGCGGCCATCATGACGCAGGTCGACGGCAGCGGCGGCGAGACGATCGCGCACTACATCTCCGAGTTCTTCATGCGCATCGCGTCGCACGACACCTATGCCGTGCTGATGGGCGTGTACTCGGCCGTGCTGGGCTTTTTCATCCCGTCGGGCGGCGGCAAGTGGATCATCGAGGCGCCGTACGTCATGCAGGTCGCCAACCAGCTGGAATACCACCTGGGCTGGGCGGTGCAGATCTATAACGCCGCCGAGGCGCTGCCCAACCTGATCAATCCGTTCTACATGCTGCCCCTGTTGGGCGTGCTGGGCCTGAAGGCGCGCGACCTGATCGGCTTCACCTTCGTGCAGTTGCTGGTGCACATCCCGCTGGTGCTGATCCTGCTGTGGGCGCTGGGCCAGACGCTGGCCTATATCCCGCCGATGCAGCCCTAG
- the gpmA gene encoding 2,3-diphosphoglycerate-dependent phosphoglycerate mutase, which produces MYKLVLMRHGESQWNLENRFTGWTDVDLTETGREQARQAGELLKREGYAFDLAYTSVLKRAIRTLWIALDAMDAMYTPVHNSWRLNERHYGALQGLNKAETAAQYGDEQVLIWRRAYAIAPNPLELDDPRHPRFDGRYARLTPEQLPATECLQDTVSRVLPLWNESIAPAIRAGRRVLIAAHGNSLRALIKHLDNVSEEDIVNLNIPTGQPLVYELDADLRPIKHYYLGNADEIAAAMAAVAAQGKARQG; this is translated from the coding sequence ATGTACAAACTTGTCCTGATGCGCCACGGTGAGAGCCAGTGGAACCTCGAGAACCGCTTCACCGGCTGGACCGACGTCGACCTGACCGAAACCGGCCGTGAGCAGGCCCGCCAGGCGGGCGAACTGCTCAAGCGCGAGGGCTATGCGTTCGACCTGGCCTACACCTCGGTGCTGAAGCGCGCCATCCGCACCCTGTGGATCGCGCTGGATGCCATGGATGCCATGTACACCCCGGTGCACAACAGCTGGCGCCTGAACGAGCGCCACTACGGCGCCTTGCAGGGCCTGAACAAGGCCGAGACCGCCGCCCAGTACGGCGACGAGCAGGTGCTGATCTGGCGCCGCGCCTACGCCATCGCCCCGAACCCGCTGGAACTGGACGATCCGCGCCATCCGCGTTTCGACGGCCGCTACGCCCGCCTGACGCCCGAGCAACTGCCGGCCACCGAATGCCTGCAGGACACCGTGTCGCGCGTGCTGCCGCTGTGGAACGAGTCCATCGCCCCGGCCATCCGCGCCGGCCGCCGCGTGCTGATCGCCGCCCACGGCAACAGCCTGCGCGCGTTGATCAAGCACCTGGACAACGTGTCCGAGGAAGACATCGTCAACCTGAACATCCCGACCGGCCAGCCGCTGGTGTACGAGCTGGACGCCGACCTGCGTCCGATCAAGCACTACTACCTGGGCAACGCCGACGAGATCGCCGCCGCCATGGCGGCCGTCGCCGCCCAGGGCAAGGCCAGGCAAGGCTGA
- a CDS encoding tRNA (cytidine(34)-2'-O)-methyltransferase, producing the protein MFHVILVHPEIPPNTGNVIRLCANTGAQLHLVRPLGFELDDARLRRAGLDYHEWQPMQVHDSLEAALAAAGAPPERCFALTTRATRLLPDVAFQPGDVFVFGCETAGLSDADHERFAPGQRVRLPMRAGQRSLNLSNAVAVAVFEAWRQHGYAHGG; encoded by the coding sequence ATGTTCCACGTCATCCTCGTCCATCCCGAAATCCCGCCCAACACGGGCAACGTCATCCGCCTGTGCGCCAACACGGGGGCGCAATTGCACCTGGTGCGGCCGCTGGGCTTCGAACTGGATGATGCGCGCTTGCGGCGCGCCGGCCTGGATTATCACGAGTGGCAGCCCATGCAGGTGCACGACAGCCTGGAGGCGGCCCTGGCCGCCGCGGGCGCGCCGCCCGAGCGCTGCTTCGCCCTGACCACGCGGGCCACGCGCCTGCTGCCGGACGTGGCGTTCCAGCCGGGCGATGTGTTCGTGTTCGGTTGCGAGACGGCCGGCCTGTCCGATGCGGACCATGAGCGCTTCGCCCCCGGACAGCGCGTGCGACTGCCGATGCGCGCGGGGCAGCGCAGCCTGAATCTGTCGAATGCGGTGGCGGTGGCGGTCTTCGAGGCCTGGCGCCAGCACGGCTACGCGCACGGCGGCTGA